One window from the genome of Eriocheir sinensis breed Jianghai 21 unplaced genomic scaffold, ASM2467909v1 Scaffold95, whole genome shotgun sequence encodes:
- the LOC126994997 gene encoding uncharacterized protein LOC126994997, with protein MMLRFLIILLSLGSLLATTPIHLKPGALTAHIGEVFLIEDVLLVKYPYTSLTNTTDTIRIVSEKLLGMADAIRATKTRESKAPSSTNSLTLFQLLEDRILFLRGKVDEVNMDYSFHSVHSRVKRGLLNIVGSASKFLLGTATDEDVRDLRDHYAHVLSFAARNRRVINANCRKLAQLHTNIEELLEQTHKMEQIDQVNQFLLLDQALHVLENVISSVATANQQVISNMVDAAHGRVTPALFPLHDLRTTVQIGYQNYSLTPLFTPDMSQYFYPLIESSLTTDAIIIHVPFQTADVFEAHEIVPFPFSAKDSVLALDTSRLLF; from the coding sequence atgatgttgcgttttctgatcatcttgttgtccctcggctccctgcttgcaacaacacccatccatctgaagcctggtgccctcacggcacacataggagaggtcttcctcatagaagatgtgctcctcgtaaaatatccatatacttccttgaccaacaccacggacacaatcaggatagtctcagaaaaactactcggcatggcagacgccatccgggctaccaagactagggaatcaaaggctccttctagtaccaactctctgactctttttcaactactggaggataggattctgttcttacggggaaaagttgatgaggtaaacatggattatagttttcactcagttcactctcgggtaaagagggggttgctcaacatcgttgggtccgcctcaaagttccttttaggtacggctaccgacgaggacgttcgcgatttgcgggaccactacgctcatgtactttcctttgctgctcgaaatcgcagggtgatcaacgccaattgtagaaaacttgcgcaattgcatactaacattgaggaactgctagagcagacacaTAAGATggaacagatcgaccaggtgaatcagtttctcctcctagatcaggccttgcatgtattggaaaacgtcattagctccgtcgcaacggcaaatcagcaggttattagcaacatggttgatgcagcgcacggtagagtcacacctgccttgttccctctacacgatttgagaacgactgtccagatcgggtatcaaaattatagcctgacgcctttattcaccccggacatgagtcaatatttttaccccttgattgagtccagcctcaccactgatgccataatcattcatgttccctttcagacggcggacgtgtttgaggcacacgaaattgtcccgttccctttttcggcaaaggacagtgtgttggccctggacacgtcccgtctcttgttctaa